In Sulfitobacter sp. LCG007, the sequence CGCATCCCGCGCTCGTCATATGTATCGAGAGAACTGCGAACCTGGCGCAATGCGGAAAGCCGGGTGGCAACCTTGCGGATCCCCGCGGCCGCCTGTCCGAGGAGATCCTGATTTCTCAAGACCTTTCGTTGAATGCCTGCAAGTTTCTCCGTATCTGCGAAATCGATATCCGACAGCCGCACGATCAGGTCTGCCTTGCGATCCACAAGCCGCGCTATCCGGTCGATTCGCCCCGCAAGCAAGGCGGAACGTTCCGCTTCCAGAAGCTCGTCGAGCTCGTCGACGAGCTGCGAGGTTTCATCTTGCATCGTCGGCCTCCCGTAGCGCGTGATAGATGATTTCGGTAAGACCCAGGCCGCCCGCGCGCACGATCTGCTTTGCCTGTTCCTGGACCAGAAACGATGCGAACTGGTCTTCACCCGCCCCGCCGCCGAAGACATCGCGACTATCGCCAAGTCCTGCGGATTTGAGCATTTCGGCAACGAAGGTGGCTTCGAGCTGTTCGGCGGCCGCGTGCAGGGAATCGTCGTGTCGGCGGGTCGGCGATGCTGGACCCACCCGAGAGAGCGGTGTCATGATGGATATCTCC encodes:
- a CDS encoding flagellar biosynthesis protein FlgN translates to MQDETSQLVDELDELLEAERSALLAGRIDRIARLVDRKADLIVRLSDIDFADTEKLAGIQRKVLRNQDLLGQAAAGIRKVATRLSALRQVRSSLDTYDERGMRRRVDMDAETSFEKRA
- a CDS encoding rod-binding protein, yielding MTPLSRVGPASPTRRHDDSLHAAAEQLEATFVAEMLKSAGLGDSRDVFGGGAGEDQFASFLVQEQAKQIVRAGGLGLTEIIYHALREADDAR